A genomic stretch from Theobroma cacao cultivar B97-61/B2 chromosome 4, Criollo_cocoa_genome_V2, whole genome shotgun sequence includes:
- the LOC18601896 gene encoding serine/threonine-protein kinase CDL1, with the protein MGFYEETCTNSRTTKNGLTALYAATSTPPTDHCCDYNESKIKSLFAKMIWDFGFACILPGSQRKGLRKNQKNNGEKKGRNLEHNKAWLLAESGGGAELTSTEPQSVHSSFRFSFCSQVELEAMNANSLSSATVLMVNLDNGVSEERAKELKWRRIESLERSISPVANCLVRFSYGEIVSATRNFSKGRVLGRGALSFVFRGRVGLLKTAVAIKRLDKEDKESAKAFCRELMIASSLHHPNIVPLLGFCIDPEEGLFLVYKFVSGGSLERHLHDKKGVKGRPSTLPWSVRYKVALGIAEAVAYLHNGTERCVVHRDIKPSNILLSSKKTPKLCDFGLATWTSAPSIPFLCKTVKGTFGYLAPEYFQHGKVSDKTDVYAFGVVLLELITGRKPIEARRPPGEENLVLWAKPLLHRGMAAVEELLDSRLKCTLKNLTEIARMIQAAAACISNEESRRPVIDEIIAILRGEEEPFYSIRKKSNFSGIIDCYPQLQHSKSEMKSHLALAMLGVSEFEDGDHLYCR; encoded by the exons ATGGGCTTTTATGAAGAAACTTGCACCAACTCTAGAACTACAAAAAATGGCTTGACAGCTCTATATGCAGCTACCTCTACTCCACCTACTGATCACTGTTGTGACTACAATGagtcaaaaatcaaatctctTTTCGCGAAAATGATTTGGGATTTTGGTTTTGCTTGTATTCTTCCTGGTAGTCAAAGGAAAGGCTTACGGAAGAACCAGAAAAACAATGGTGAGAAGAAAGGCCGTAATTTGGAGCATAACAAGGCTTGGTTATTGGCTGAGTCAGGTGGTGGAGCTGAGTTGACAAGTACTGAGCCACAATCAGTTCACTCATCTTTCAGGTTCAGTTTTTGTTCTCAAGTTGAACTTGAAGCTATGAATGCTAATTCTTTGAGTTCAGCTACTGTTTTGATGGTGAATTTGGATAATGGGGTAAGTGAGGAGCGAGCTAAGGAATTGAAATGGAGAAGGATTGAGTCTTTGGAAAGAAGTATTTCACCTGTCGCCAATTGTTTGGTTAGATTCAGCTATGGTGAAATTGTTTCAGCTACTAGGAACTTTTccaaag GGAGAGTTTTGGGGAGAGGGGCATTGAGCTTTGTTTTCAGGGGTAGAGTTGGGCTATTGAAGACAGCTGTGGCTATTAAGAGGTTGGATAAAGAAGATAAGGAGTCTGCTAAGGCCTTTTGCAGAGAATTGATGATTGCTAGTTCTTTGCATCACCCAAATATTGTTCCTCTTTTGGGATTTTGTATCGATCCTGAGGAAGGTCTGTTTTTGGTGTATAAGTTTGTTTCTGGTGGAAGCTTAGAACGCCATCTTCATG ATAAGAAGGGAGTAAAGGGACGTCCTTCAACTCTTCCTTGGTCTGTTAGATATAAGGTTGCCTTAGGAATTGCAGAGGCAGTGGCATATTTACACAATGGAACTGAAAGATGTGTTGTTCATAGAGACATTAAACCCTCTAacattcttctttcttccaaGAAAACACCCAAG TTGTGTGATTTTGGATTAGCAACTTGGACTTCTGCCCCCTCAATTCCATTCCTTTGCAAAACTGTTAAAGGAACATTTGG ATATTTGGCACCTGAGTATTTCCAACATGGAAAAGTATCTGATAAAACGGATGTTTATGCTTTTGGGGTCGTCTTGTTGGAGCTGATAACTGGACGGAAACCAATTGAGGCAAGAAGGCCTCCAGGAGAAGAGAATTTGGTCCTATGG GCAAAACCTCTTTTGCACAGAGGAATGGCAGCTGTTGAAGAATTGCTTGACTCAAGACTCAAATGTACTTTGAAAAATTTAACTGAAATAGCACGAATGATACAAGCTGCAGCAGCCTGCATAAGCAATGAAGAATCACGAAGACCCGTCATTGATGAAATTATTGCTATATTGAGAGGTGAAGAAGAACCATTTTACTCAATTAGGAAGAAGTCCAATTTCTCTGGGATTATTGATTGTTACCCTCAATTACAACATTCAAAAAGTGAGATGAAGAGTCACTTAGCTTTAGCAATGCTAGGAGTTTCAGAGTTTGAGGATGGTGATCACCTTTATTGTCGTTGA
- the LOC18601895 gene encoding polcalcin Bra n 2 encodes MADDAEKAERDRIFKRFDANGDGKISAAELGDALKTLGSVTGDEITRMMAEIDTDGDGYISYQEFTDFASANRGLMKDVAKIF; translated from the coding sequence ATGGCCGATGATGCAGAGAAGGCTGAGCGCGATCGCATTTTCAAACGCTTTGATGCCAATGGTGATGGCAAAATCTCTGCAGCCGAGCTCGGAGATGCATTGAAGACACTCGGCTCTGTCACGGGGGATGAAATTACACGGATGATGGCTGAGATCGATACCGATGGTGACGGCTACATTTCCTACCAGGAGTTCACTGATTTCGCCTCTGCCAACCGTGGCCTAATGAAAGATGTCgcgaaaatattttaa